The sequence TTAAGCTCTTGCTCCGGCCCTTAGCAAGCCTGTGGGGGGACGTCCACGATTGGTGCGGGCTGAGGCCGGGTTGGTTATGGACTCTGGTTTAGGTACCTGACGAAGAGGCCTCAGCCTTCAATCGTGGAGACTTTTTTTGGTTACTTTTTTGTGTAGCTGACAAAAAAGTAACTCAGGGTTCGGGGTGAAACCCCGCATAACTCTTTGCATAAAGTCACTTGCACCAGTATGTATTGTTCTGCTGACAGGGAAATGCTAGATTCAGAGAACCTCTCACATAAGAAGTTACCCTTTAACCCCACTTAGCCATTTGACGAAAAACTAACCAGGGTCTAAGGGGCAACGCCCCTTACCCTTGAAATCAGCCTTCGTTTATATCCTCCCCCAATCCTTTAAAACCCTCTTTTTCCCCCTTCATCAAACCCCCCTAACTTTTTGATTAAATTAACGTAAAATGGATTAACTTTACCGGGTTGATGACTTAGGATGATCTGAAAAACGTTCGGATGTGAGTGCACTGTACGGGTATATACGCTGGGGCGGCCGGCCTGTGGCTCCGGAATCCTTTTCCCGGATGAAGGAAACCATGACTAACTATCCGCACAACGGTTCCTTCGAATGGAAAAGCGAGGAGTGCATGCTTGGCCACATTCTCCAGTGGGATACCCCCGAATCGCTCCACGAACAGTTTCCCCTCCTCGATTCCTCCGGAAATACCGTCTTTATGGCCGCAGGCCGTATTGATAACCGCGAAGACCTCTTCCGCCTGCTGGCTGTTCCCCACCCCGAACGGGAAGGGATGACCGACGGACAGCTCATGTTCCGCGCCTACCTTGCCTGGGGAAAGGAAGCCTGCGGCAAAATGTACGGCGACTGGAGCTTCTGTGCCTGGCACCGGAAGGAACGGAAGCTCTTCCTTGCCCGCGACCACGGCGGCATCATGGCCCTGTATTATTACGCGGGCAAAGACTTTCTGGCTTTTGCCTCCACCCTGAAAGGCCTTCTGTGCCTTCCGGAAGTGCCGAGAGATATTAACGAACTGCGCGCGGCGCAGATTCTTACCGCCTGGCCCGGCGACGGGGAAGCTACCTATTACCGGCACATCCTGAACCTCAAGCCCGGCCATTTTCTTGAAGTACAGAATGGCAATGTGCAGAAAGCCATGTTCTGGGAACTCACCGAACAGCCCGAACTGATCCTGCCCAAGGAAGAAGATTACTACGAGCGGTTCAGGGAACTTTTTGCAGAGGCGGTACGGGCCCGCCTGCGCAGTTACAGGAATGTAGGCATTCAACTGAGCGGGGGCTACGACAGCACCTCCGTGGCGGCCATGGCGGCTATGGAACTGGCAAAGCAGAACAAGGAACTGTATGCCTTTACTTCCGTTCCCTATTACAAGGATTGTCCCGTGCCGAAGGGGAGAATAGCCGACGAAGGGCCCCTGGCTGCCTCGCTGGCAAAGAAATACCCCAACATAAGGCATTTTCTGGTGGATGCCGCAGGGTACAATGTTCTGGAAGCCATTGACAGGGCCGTTGATATGTTCTGCGAACCCATGCACGCCGCCGGAAACCAGTACTGGATACAGGCCATTTATGACAAAGCCCGGGAAAACGATGTGTCTGTTTTACTGAATGCCCAGGGAGGAAACGGGGTGATCAGCTGGCCCACAGGCAAGCCAAGGCTGTATGCCATGGGAGGGCTTCCGTGGCTGAAATTCCGCGTAAAATCGGTGTTGAAGGATGTCCGCACCCTGACAACCCGTCCTCTGCATTATTGGTATCCGTTTCTGGACTATTCCTACATCAGCATTCCCTTTGCCCGGCGCAACGGTTTGCTGGAAAAGATGAAAGCCGCAGGCCACGACCCCCGCTTCCGCAGTCAACGACCCTTTAAACAGGCCCAGCGTCATCTGATGGACATCTGTCTGCTCAATGCCTATTCCCTTCATTACAGAATGTCAGTTGATTATGCCATTGTCTCTCCCGATCCCTCAGGCCATATTCCCCTGATGCAATTTATGCTCTCAGTGCCGGAACCCATTTACAGAGCCAATGCCTACCGCCGGATTTTTATCGGGAAAGCCATGGATGGTTTCTTGCCTTCTGAAATCCTTTCCTCCAAAGGAAAAGGCCTTCAGGCGGCCGACCTGATGGAACGATTCAAAAATGTAACATCATTTGATACTTTTGACTTTCTAAATTTGAATGGAAATGCTGTATTTCTTGACAGAAAAAAAATTGCCGGTTCTGCTTATAAATTTCAAATAAACGAATTGAATGGCAGAATGAATGAAATAAATCACTTTTTACGGGTATATGGATTTGCAAAAATGAATTAAAATGAAAAAGGAAAATTACATAGAAAAAAATTTCCGAAAGGTCTGGATTAAGCCTGCATTGATTGTCGGAAAAGCAAAAAAAACAGAGGAAGCCGCTGATAATGGTGACGATGGTATTTTGAACTTTGGTTCATAAAGTATTTCAAATTAAATCCTTAAATTATGTTTCGTAAGTTGTTGTTAGTACTGTTTCTGTTAATGGTTGCTCTTTTTTCTTTTTCGCAGTCTGTTTTCTACGGCACGTCTTTTGGCGGCCCGGGTGAAAACAGAGTTTTCAAATCCACCATTGATACGGGCAATAACATTTATCTTGCAGGCTATTTTACCGGAACAGTGAATGCGGGAGGAGTAAATTACACGGCATACGGGGGAACGGGTTATGATATTTTTGTGTCAAAGTACGATGAAAACGGAAATTTCCTATGGTTCAAACAAATAGGGAGTTCTGCCAAAGACGATTATGCTGACGGCCTGACCTTGATGACCAGGGATTCCATTTTGGCCATAGTAGGCGGGTTTTCCGGGGCGAGTTGTGATTTTGGCAATGGTTTTGTTTTAAATAATGAAAATGCGGGAACTTACGAAGCCTTTCTTGTTACCATCAATACCAGTTCAGGGGTTACTCTTAATGCCAAAAAAATTGCTTACGGAAAAAATCACGAAAGACCCCAGGCGATTAAGGAAGATAAAAATGAAAACCTTGTTATAGTTGGCCTTTACCAGGGGCTGTATTCAACCTATTTTACTCCCTCCGATTCCGTACAATGCATTGGCCCGCAGAATTACTTTTTCCTGCAACTGGATAAAAACCTCAACCTGAACTGGGTTAAAACCTACCGGGGGAATAATGGGGTCAATAAACTGTTTTCATTGGATGTTGACAACGATGGCTACTATATTGCCGGTACCAACAAAGATTCCTTGTATCTGGATATTAAAACCCTGGTGAGCCGGAGCGGTTCGGCTGATATGTTCCTCTACAAAACCGATTTCAACGGAAATGGCCAGTGGATAAGGAGTGTGAAAGGAAGCAGTGATGATTTTACTGTATATGCAACCTGCGACCGGCAGGGGCATGTGTACCTGAGCGGGTATTTTGCCAGTACCGATCTGCAGGTTGATTCACTCGAAAACCTTCCTTCCCAGCAAATAGCCTGGAGCAAAGGA comes from Bacteroidales bacterium and encodes:
- a CDS encoding asparagine synthetase B is translated as MSALYGYIRWGGRPVAPESFSRMKETMTNYPHNGSFEWKSEECMLGHILQWDTPESLHEQFPLLDSSGNTVFMAAGRIDNREDLFRLLAVPHPEREGMTDGQLMFRAYLAWGKEACGKMYGDWSFCAWHRKERKLFLARDHGGIMALYYYAGKDFLAFASTLKGLLCLPEVPRDINELRAAQILTAWPGDGEATYYRHILNLKPGHFLEVQNGNVQKAMFWELTEQPELILPKEEDYYERFRELFAEAVRARLRSYRNVGIQLSGGYDSTSVAAMAAMELAKQNKELYAFTSVPYYKDCPVPKGRIADEGPLAASLAKKYPNIRHFLVDAAGYNVLEAIDRAVDMFCEPMHAAGNQYWIQAIYDKARENDVSVLLNAQGGNGVISWPTGKPRLYAMGGLPWLKFRVKSVLKDVRTLTTRPLHYWYPFLDYSYISIPFARRNGLLEKMKAAGHDPRFRSQRPFKQAQRHLMDICLLNAYSLHYRMSVDYAIVSPDPSGHIPLMQFMLSVPEPIYRANAYRRIFIGKAMDGFLPSEILSSKGKGLQAADLMERFKNVTSFDTFDFLNLNGNAVFLDRKKIAGSAYKFQINELNGRMNEINHFLRVYGFAKMN